In one Bacteroidota bacterium genomic region, the following are encoded:
- a CDS encoding DUF1801 domain-containing protein, with translation MPSKPTSVEDFLATLPDDRREALDAVRATLLDRLPEGVEEVMQGKMISYQVPLDTYPDTYNGQPLMMAALASQKRHMAVYLMSIYADDATRDDFEAAYRATGKRFDVGKSCVRFRSLDDLPLDVVGDAVAGVDVPTFIERYEAARKR, from the coding sequence CCGATGATCGCCGCGAGGCGCTCGACGCCGTCCGCGCCACGCTCCTGGACCGCTTGCCGGAGGGCGTCGAGGAAGTGATGCAGGGCAAAATGATCAGCTACCAGGTGCCGCTCGACACCTACCCGGACACCTACAACGGTCAGCCGCTCATGATGGCCGCGCTCGCCTCGCAGAAGCGCCACATGGCCGTCTATCTCATGAGCATCTACGCCGACGACGCCACCCGTGACGACTTCGAGGCGGCGTACCGGGCCACCGGCAAGCGCTTCGACGTGGGCAAGTCGTGCGTCCGCTTCAGGAGCCTCGACGATCTCCCGCTCGACGTCGTCGGCGATGCCGTCGCGGGTGTGGACGTGCCGACGTTCATCGAGCGCTACGAGGCCGCGCGGAAACGCTAA